The nucleotide sequence GAAAAATTATTTGTACTTTTGGACATGTATGAAATAATGCAAGAGCTGCATTCAGAGGTATGACTTTTGACTTATGAAATCATAAATCTCAATGCAATATCACTTCTGCATTGTTCTCGTAAATTCCATAACCTCAatggaattttttaattttatatttaatagtCAATGCTGACTTTCTATTTTTGACAACTTGCAGATTGAAACACTTTTTAAAGGCAAAGCTTGCACTGCAATAAGAGACGCGGCAATGGCTTTGACAAAAAAACTTGCACAAACAGCGCAGGAGACCTTTGGAGATTTTGAAGAAGCGGTTGAAAAAGATGCTACAAAGACTGCAGTAACAGATGGAACTGTTCATCCTCTGACTAGCTATGTTATTAACTATGTCAAGTTTTTGTTTGAGTAAGTTTTTGTTTGTCATCTAATCCCAATTTCATAGCCACATCATGAGATTAATTCTAGCATTTCTTGCCGTGTGCACTCATTACAGAGATGTTtgtcattatttattatttctgCATACacaattagattaattttttttaaaaaatattttatagttcTGTGGTGTTCTGCTCATGGACATTTTTCAATGCTCATTTTATATTCAGATTAAGGAATAtccatatttttatttcatatttttatacgggtcttgttaacgagtgcccccggggcactctttaagctaTCCAAAAATTagcaattattctttaaaaaagtcaaacatTTCGATTTCCTAGACATTGATTACATGCATTTTCATAATATACCTTACTAACTATGGTCCTTAAACATTACCCTTTTTATATTTAGGAGAAATTACATATTAATATTCAGTTTCTCTAACTTGCATAAGAAGGGTGCCTAAGCTCGTATACTCACCTGCACGtgtgttgataatttttttgggatCTTCATCGTGGTTCTTCACATATTGGACCTGATCagaattctttaaatttttgcAGCTACCGATCCACCTTGAAGCAACTCTTCCAAGAATTTGAAGGTGGAAATGATTCTTCCCAGCTAGCTACTGTAACTATGCGAATAATGCAAGCTTTGCAAATCAATCTAGATGGTAAATCAAAGCAGTATAAAGACCTTGCGTTGACACATCTTTTTCTCATGAACAATATTCACTATATTGTCAGATCTGTTCGAAGGTATGTCTTCAACATATGTTGGTTATTAATTTCTTCGAATCAATAGTTTTATTCTGCGCTGCATTGGTTCAAAGTTATTACTCTCCAAATCATTTCTATTTCAGGTCTGAAGCCAAGGATTTGCTTGGGGATGATTGGGTACAAAGACATAGGAGGATTGTGCAGCAGCATGCAAATCAATACAAAAGAAATGCTTGGGCAAAGGTGTTTTTCTAATGACACTTAATTACTACAGTACTACTACATGTCTTGCAGGTTTTTTAGATGTTTAGACCGATATTTTGCTAGTAGTAATACAGCAGGTGGTTGGGTAgatttattcatcttataatttGGGTTGGGGGTGACAGGGTTGACTTATTCCCACATTGCTTAGAGATATGGCCGAAGTACTGCTTATAAAACCTggacaatcctcaccttacaagttggttttgtaaggttgagttaggcccaatCCAAATTTAAGATGGTATCAAAGTCTATCCTTGATCTGTTGTTGGGCTTCTCGCATCGTTCACGCTTCACACCCATTGGGCCTAGGTGTGAGGGTGTGTGCCGAAAATTATGCCTTAATTGCGCTATGCCACTAGCCGCCTAATTGTGGCATTTGGGCTGCCTTCGTTGCAGCCTCCTACACCGTCATTCATTTGTGTTGGGTGTGAAGTGAATGGGTGGATTTAGTCTCGCATTTACTTAGAGATATGACCTAAGTAGTGTTTATAAAGTTTGGATcgtcctcaccttacaagctggTTGCATACGCGTAACTGTATAAATTTGTTACAGTATTTACATACTGTAGCGAATTCCGTACCCAAACTCAGAACTCAATGATTGAATGAGATCTGGTGATGAAGAGTAAATTTAGAAATATTAAGAGAGTTTTCAAGGAGATCATAAGTTTTGTGAAAATATGAGTTGTTTTCATTCAAGATCCTTAGGCTAGCTATATAGCTAAGGAATTTACGAAGTGATACATTGGAATATTCTAGAATCCTTTCCATTCACAACTTGGCAACTCAGCACATAAAACtagatgaaaaatcaaatgaaaatacaaaataCTTGCAGTATTTAACAGAATTATACAAAAAGAACCTGTGTGTGTCTCctttctattaattttatttgttaagtaATGTCTTCCTATTTAGTACATATTGATGTATCTGTGTTTCTTGTTTTGATCTTTGTTATAATTGctgatattttattcttttgctTGGCAGATTCTTCAATGCTTATCTATTCAAGGACTTGCTTCATCAGGTGGTGGGAGTACTAATGCTGGTGGTGATGGTGGAACTGGAAGTAGCAGTGGTGCTTCAAGAGCACTAGTTAAAGAGAGGTAACCTTTCATTGCTTCTTTATGAACTTTTGATGAGGGAAAGTATTCGTCCTTTTGACATACTTTTTTGTATCATGTTGTCAGGTTTAAGCAATTCAATATTATGTTTGAGGAACTCCATCAGAAACAATCACAATGGACAGTTCCGGACAGCGAGTTGCGAGAGTCTCTTAGGCTTGCAGTTGCTGAAGTCTTGTTGCCTGCCTATAGATCATTCGTGAAACGTTTTGGGTTCGTTCTCATTTTAATCCACTTCCAATATTACTATGACATTGCTATTTAttaatattgtatgatatatatatattatttaacaaTGATGTGTAATTACAGTCCTCTAGTGGAGACTGGAAAGAATCCTCAGAAGTACATCAAATACACAGCAGAAGATCTAGATCGAATGTTGGGcgaattttttgaaggaaaaaacatGAGTGAAACCAAGCGATAATCGACAAGGAATGGTATTATTATATCTCTTGAGCATTGATTTAATAAGAGGGCTGAATGTTTTTTCTCCCTTAGATTATCTGTATAGTTCATTTGATTGTATACTAGTGattgtaattttatgaatttttttttactagtctTGAGGGCCAATGTGaatgtaacaaaattttaatccGGGTTTtatttccacttttttttttaggggttttAAACTTGATTTAAAGTTTGTGTTGCATATCATTTTTAACTGCCAAACTGTAAACcatgataaatatatttaagtcGTCTGCACTAGCATTCCTTCCCCAAGCGTGTGAAAGTAATCTTATTTGAATTGCATTCATTTATTTTCTACGTTTAATCCTTGaattagaaatataaaaaaagaaaaattttaaacaaagtcgtatttttataaatttaactcaaaataatgtgatcttaaaaaaatactatttgcattaaaacaaaagtttagttgtaaaattgacttttgaataatataatatgatttgagCAAACGAATTAGAGTCgaattttgagacaaagaataCAGTCATAATCACATGTAATGAAGCTGAGTCGTGCCgttttatttgaattgaattgatgaGTGCTGTATTCGAGAGATGGAGGCATGGCCACGTTGAAGGCCATGGCGCcaccaacacaacacaacacaacacattccttttctttctcttcccgcggttcatgtttttttcttcttattaatttaataataattaacccgtaaatcaaaatatataaatgtaccACGTGACACGTTTTAGACACATCACTCCCTCaacttctctctttctttccagaAAATTTGCAATGGATGCTGGTAAGGAGTTTCTAATTTCTTATGATTTTAATCATGATTATCATGATTCTCACAATTTCCGTTTTCTTgaatttgaaggaaaagagaCTAGTTACAAAGAAGCATTTGATTCCACTGCCAAAAAGTCTATTGCTGATGGAATCATTCCTCACATTCTTCATCTGTAAGCACTCTCAATTCTCCACAAAAGTTAACGGATTGTATCTGTATCATATTCTTTGCAACACTATGATTATAATCTTTATGTAACACCAGGCCGAGGCAGACATATGGTTACATttaattactttcattttaatcaaattattattgatatcTAATTGTTAGTTAGTGTCATGACTCAATGTCTTAGGTTTGATCCCCcttgccaatttcggtgggctagtCCATTAAACGGCTCCCTCAAGTAGACTGTGAGATTGAACCCCTCAGATTAGTCAGTCTTTGGCCCCTgagttttcaaaacaaacaaaagacgTGTTAGTGTCATGTCCATGTCCTTGTCTTTACCGGTGCTTCATAAGCTATAATCAAATTCAAGTATAAGaatgaattgtattttatttatttactttttttttttacgggaaTGGATTGTATTTTTAGTGTTTCTTAATAAGAAGTTCGTGAGAAGTTTATTTCCATAATGTAGCAAATTCCTGGTGTGCTATGTCTTATGGTTTGGATCATGCTAGGTTTTCAAGACTTGCCTTGTACTGCTTATAAATTCATACTGCTTATCGACTTTATTTTCAACTACTGTTGTATTCTTATTGTATGGACGTTGGTGTGGTATTTCAGATATGGATCATGTGCCACTGCTCGCGATTTTGAAATCTATGCCCCAGATGCTTCCTTTGAGGACCCCCTTATGCGTGCACAAGGGTATATGCATTTCTTTCTTTCCCTCTTTAATTTTCCCAAAACCGTCAAGACAAAATATAATGAATATTCTTGTACTTGTATGATGTTATATATCTGGTATGATGTTAAACAATGGGAATGGTTAAGCTTGTTGTTTCAAGTGTACCCACTGGAAAGCTTAATTACGAAATAAATTGGTTTTTTAAATAGCTTTGTCATTGAGATCTAATTTAGAGATAACTGCTCTGTGTCTGTACTAAAGATTTTCATGGAATCTTAATCACAAAAAAGGTTTGCTTGTTGTCTATGCTTCTTGATGGTGAAATCATGGGATAAATGCAGTCATATGTTAGAATATGAAATTGAAACAAAGTCTTTTTCTTTTACAGTGCTAACCTTGGCATGATATTAATGTTACAATCTGATTTACCATGATAAAGACTTATAGCCCCTAACCAAATCTAGGAGATTTTTTGTACAACCAAATTTTGATGTCCCAATGTGCATATAATGGTACTACAGAATGATAAAGAATAGGGAGGAACAAGTTGTCAATTTCTTgcctaaaaagaaaaagttatcaATTTCCATTCCccttttcttgtaaaaaatttgCCAATATTTGGCATACTTCCCTTTTCCCTTATATGTATGTAACCCGTGTTTGCAATGAACCTGTCAAGGCCTATTTTTACATTCAGCAAGCCTAAGTTTTGGTGTCAATATGAAGCCTATTCTACACTCGTATACATTTGATCCCTATACCAGCATACTTGTGGCCTTCTGCAATAATATAAACCTATTGACGATAGCAGATAGCTCTTTTGTACTACTATTTTGAGCATGGTTCCAACTATTAGATCATTCAAATTCTGTTTTATTTATGGATAAACTGTCTAGCTTCCTTGTTTTTTGAATTTCCTGTACTCACCCATTCATGGAAGCAACGAAAATTGCTAAGTAGAAGGGTAGACTgacttatatatttaaaaaaaatgatactgCAGGGTGAAGCAGATCAAATCAGCATTCTACTCTCTTCCTAAGGTTTTCATTACCTCTTGTTGATCACTATTTTGTCTCTTTCTTCATGTTGATCTTCATTTTGCTTTCAACTTGTTAGATTTCGTTTTCGATCTGCATCTAAATAGAACCCATCGCCATGGAATAATAAAAGTCTTGAGATGTAAATAGTTGTAACAAAACATGAATGACTGCCTTAAatcagaaagttgatgtatatTTTCTTACACAAACAATTGTTCCATAATGACTTATTTAATGCGTGATAAAATTATCTTCTAAACagtttcatcattttcttctgaATATTTACATATTGCAAACGTCCTTTTATCTCCTTGTTTCTTAGCTGTTTAGTGAGTCAAAGATTGTGGAATACAGTGTTGAAGAAAATATAGTTTCACCAGGAAAAGGAGAGGTTAGTAAATCTGCTGTCAGTTAATGTAGTCTGCAAATCTTTTGTTCTTCACAAAGTACAAGTGCTTGCTTGATCTCTTAGTGGAAGATCCAAATTCATATTTCATGATTTTATGCAGATATTAATTGACAATAAACAACACTATAAAATCTTGGGGAAGGATATAGATATGGTATCGCTAATCAAGTTGTCTGTTGAGGAGGGTAAAGTTGTTCGCCACGAGGACTGGTATGTATTATTAATCCCCTTAACCTTCTGTTCTTTTTTGGAAAATGTAAGGGAAGAGTTAGAAAGACATGGAATAAAACCTTCAAAGGAAAATTTTTTGCTAAACTATTGTGTTGGGATGTCACTAGCTTTTGAATTTAATCTGAACTATTCCCACGAAGTATGCATTATAGATCATTCTAGGCACTATAAGCATAAGTAAATGTATATAAgtaaatatttcataaattcttacaacaacaaaaaaatgctCTAGAATTGGTTACTATAATTCCTCATGGCTTAGGTATATATTTCGTCTATggacaaaaaagtaaatatttcatcaattcttacaacaacaaaaaaatgtaaacaataataattcctCATGGGTGACTAAGTTTTGTATTTATATCAAATAGGTGGGACAAAAAACCAATTTCTAATCGAGAAACCGTAAAGCTGCCATTGCTTGGCCGAGTTGCAGAAATGACTCGGAGGGGATCTATGCTAGCAACTCACG is from Medicago truncatula cultivar Jemalong A17 chromosome 1, MtrunA17r5.0-ANR, whole genome shotgun sequence and encodes:
- the LOC11422936 gene encoding uncharacterized protein — protein: MYHVTRFRHITPSTSLFLSRKFAMDAGKETSYKEAFDSTAKKSIADGIIPHILHLYGSCATARDFEIYAPDASFEDPLMRAQGVKQIKSAFYSLPKLFSESKIVEYSVEENIVSPGKGEILIDNKQHYKILGKDIDMVSLIKLSVEEGKVVRHEDWWDKKPISNRETVKLPLLGRVAEMTRRGSMLATHVFMRFGKDPTV